Proteins from a genomic interval of Desulfofustis limnaeus:
- a CDS encoding amino acid ABC transporter permease, which translates to MAASIYGSVSRIDYEWRWYRIPQYFLYKAEDVIKTPQDGVVEAITESAEKAEITVRTIDGQARVLQVDKGSVRVSEGDDLFGGDTVGYVVTWRLGPLLTGLWTTMWISAAASVLGLFIGLVAGLMKISRNYTVSMLAAIYVEIIRGTPLLVQIFIAYFFIGTVFNLDRNVAGIGALALFAGAYVAEIVRAGIQSIPRGQMEAARSLGMSLPQAMVEIILPQAFKRILPPLSGQFISLIKDSSLVSVIAITDLTKSGREIITSTFATFEIWLVVAAMYLIVTSLLSQFVFYLERRLAISD; encoded by the coding sequence ATGGCTGCCAGCATCTACGGGTCTGTCTCACGGATCGACTATGAGTGGCGCTGGTACCGGATTCCCCAGTATTTTCTGTACAAGGCCGAGGATGTGATCAAGACCCCTCAGGACGGGGTTGTTGAAGCGATAACCGAATCTGCGGAAAAAGCGGAGATAACCGTTCGGACCATCGATGGTCAGGCCCGTGTGCTGCAGGTCGACAAGGGGTCGGTGCGGGTCAGCGAGGGAGACGATCTGTTCGGCGGCGACACCGTCGGCTATGTTGTTACCTGGCGGTTGGGGCCTCTGCTGACCGGGCTGTGGACTACCATGTGGATCTCGGCGGCCGCTAGTGTTCTCGGTCTGTTTATCGGCCTGGTCGCTGGGTTGATGAAGATCTCACGGAATTATACGGTCTCCATGCTGGCGGCGATCTATGTGGAGATCATCCGCGGCACCCCGCTGCTGGTCCAGATCTTCATTGCCTATTTCTTTATCGGCACGGTTTTCAACCTCGATCGCAACGTCGCCGGCATCGGGGCGCTCGCCCTGTTTGCCGGCGCCTACGTGGCGGAGATCGTGCGGGCCGGCATCCAGTCGATTCCGCGGGGACAGATGGAGGCGGCCCGTTCGCTCGGCATGAGCCTGCCGCAGGCCATGGTCGAGATCATTCTGCCGCAGGCGTTTAAACGGATTTTGCCGCCGCTTTCCGGGCAGTTCATCAGTCTGATCAAGGATTCGTCGCTGGTCTCGGTTATTGCCATTACCGATCTGACCAAATCCGGCCGGGAAATCATCACCAGCACCTTTGCCACGTTCGAGATCTGGCTGGTGGTGGCGGCCATGTATCTGATCGTCACCTCGTTGCTGTCGCAATTCGTCTTTTATCTGGAACGGAGGCTCGCGATCAGTGATTAG
- a CDS encoding CsgG/HfaB family protein: MTGKQLFKYLIPLCAAVVIPLSLSSCVGMQMGSQSAKTTATGSTAGAATSGANEALERCEAPLGTLAVVEDTSASWYHYLTSQWRLGPTTPVLKMLAQQSGCFVVVERGAAMNNMMQERSLAGSGELRQGSNFGKGQMVAADYSMSPSITFSNQNAGGLGGAIGGLFGSVGAAIGGSLNYKEASTMLTLIDNRSGVQLAAAEGSARNVDMGAVGGLLAGTVGLGGGGYTNTAEGKVIVASFTDSFNNMVRALRNYQAQEIKGGLGTGGSLKVQGGN; the protein is encoded by the coding sequence ATGACCGGAAAACAGCTGTTCAAGTACCTCATTCCCCTTTGTGCCGCCGTTGTAATCCCGCTCTCGCTGTCGAGTTGCGTCGGCATGCAGATGGGTAGCCAGTCCGCCAAGACCACCGCCACCGGTTCCACCGCAGGAGCCGCGACCAGCGGGGCCAACGAAGCCCTGGAACGTTGCGAGGCGCCCCTCGGGACTCTGGCCGTGGTGGAGGATACCTCTGCCTCGTGGTACCATTACCTGACCTCCCAGTGGCGACTCGGTCCGACCACTCCGGTTCTGAAAATGCTGGCCCAGCAATCCGGGTGCTTTGTGGTTGTAGAACGGGGTGCGGCCATGAACAATATGATGCAGGAGCGCAGCCTCGCCGGTTCCGGAGAGTTGCGCCAAGGCTCCAATTTCGGCAAAGGCCAAATGGTAGCCGCCGATTACTCGATGAGCCCGTCAATCACCTTCAGCAACCAGAACGCCGGAGGACTCGGCGGCGCCATCGGCGGCCTGTTCGGCTCAGTGGGGGCAGCCATCGGCGGCAGCCTCAATTACAAGGAAGCCAGCACCATGCTGACGCTGATCGACAACCGTTCCGGGGTACAACTGGCGGCGGCCGAAGGCAGTGCCCGCAACGTGGACATGGGTGCGGTCGGCGGCCTGCTGGCCGGTACCGTCGGCCTTGGGGGCGGCGGATATACCAACACCGCGGAAGGCAAGGTGATCGTCGCTTCGTTTACCGACTCGTTCAACAACATGGTCCGGGCTCTGCGCAACTACCAAGCTCAAGAGATCAAAGGCGGGCTCGGTACCGGTGGCTCGCTGAAAGTCCAGGGCGGTAATTAG
- a CDS encoding transporter substrate-binding domain-containing protein yields the protein MKRLVTIALALTLALCASTVFAGALEEIQKRGKLRVGMEPGYMPFELVNQKGEIIGFDVDMAKRMAAAMEVELELVSTAWDGIIPALLTDKFDIIMSGMTLTQQRNMSINFAEPYIVIGQTLLVAKQLEGTITSYKDLNDAKYKIGSKLGTTGEQAAKRMIPNATYISYETEQEGVLELVNGKIDAFVYDLPYNAIAIGQRGDDKMYHVDTPFTYEPLAWAVRKGDHDFLNWLNHFLFQVKNDGTYDKIYHKWFVDGSWQKELQ from the coding sequence ATGAAACGACTTGTGACCATTGCGCTCGCACTCACCCTGGCGCTCTGCGCCTCGACGGTATTTGCCGGGGCTCTCGAGGAAATCCAGAAGCGGGGTAAGCTGCGGGTCGGCATGGAGCCGGGCTATATGCCGTTTGAGTTGGTCAATCAAAAAGGGGAGATCATCGGTTTCGACGTTGATATGGCCAAACGGATGGCCGCAGCCATGGAGGTCGAGCTGGAACTGGTGTCCACCGCCTGGGACGGCATCATCCCGGCGCTGTTGACCGATAAGTTCGACATCATCATGTCCGGCATGACCCTGACCCAGCAGCGTAATATGAGCATCAACTTCGCTGAACCGTACATCGTTATCGGCCAGACCCTGCTGGTGGCCAAACAGCTTGAAGGGACCATTACCTCCTACAAGGACCTCAACGACGCGAAATACAAGATCGGCTCAAAATTGGGTACCACCGGCGAGCAAGCCGCTAAACGGATGATCCCCAACGCCACTTATATTTCTTACGAGACCGAGCAGGAAGGCGTTCTCGAGCTGGTCAACGGCAAGATCGACGCCTTCGTCTACGATCTGCCGTACAACGCCATCGCCATCGGTCAGCGCGGCGACGACAAGATGTATCACGTCGACACTCCGTTTACCTACGAGCCGCTTGCCTGGGCAGTTCGCAAGGGTGATCATGATTTCCTGAACTGGCTCAACCACTTCCTCTTTCAAGTGAAAAACGACGGTACCTACGACAAGATTTATCACAAGTGGTTCGTCGACGGCTCCTGGCAGAAAGAACTTCAGTAA
- a CDS encoding BMP family ABC transporter substrate-binding protein → MRLTGLLAAALAGVALCFSTAFAKELQVGFVYVSPVGDAGWSYAHDQARQKIEEMDGVKTSFVEAVAEGPDSERVMLNMARKGFDLIFATSFGYMDPMLKVAQQFPKTVFMHCSGFKTAENMGNYFGRMYQARYLSGMVAGAMTTSNTLGYVAAFPIPEVIRGINAFTLGAQAMNPEVTVRVVWTKTWYDPATEKEAAKSLLDVGADVIAQHQDSPGPQEAAQEKGVYSIGYNSDMTQFAPKAHLTAPIWNWAPFYEETVKQVQEGVWKSASVWPGLKEGIVDLAPISEMVPQAVRDQIMAKKEAIIGGEEVFMGPLKDQNGVEKVAAGVAMSDEEMLGMTWFVQGVVGTTE, encoded by the coding sequence ATGCGCTTGACCGGATTGTTGGCGGCGGCCCTGGCGGGTGTCGCGCTCTGTTTCTCAACGGCCTTTGCCAAAGAGTTGCAAGTTGGCTTTGTTTACGTGTCTCCGGTCGGCGATGCCGGCTGGTCCTACGCCCACGACCAGGCTCGTCAGAAAATCGAGGAGATGGATGGGGTCAAGACGTCCTTCGTGGAAGCGGTGGCCGAAGGGCCGGACTCGGAGCGGGTTATGCTGAACATGGCCCGTAAAGGGTTCGACCTGATCTTTGCTACGAGCTTCGGCTACATGGACCCGATGCTGAAGGTTGCCCAGCAGTTTCCAAAAACCGTTTTCATGCATTGTTCCGGTTTCAAGACAGCGGAAAACATGGGTAACTATTTCGGTCGCATGTACCAGGCCCGTTACCTCTCCGGCATGGTCGCCGGGGCCATGACCACGTCCAATACCCTCGGCTATGTGGCGGCATTTCCGATCCCGGAGGTTATCCGGGGCATAAACGCCTTCACCTTAGGCGCCCAGGCGATGAATCCCGAGGTGACCGTGCGGGTGGTCTGGACCAAGACCTGGTACGATCCGGCCACCGAGAAAGAGGCGGCAAAGTCGTTGCTCGATGTTGGAGCCGACGTTATCGCCCAGCATCAGGATTCTCCCGGACCGCAGGAAGCTGCTCAGGAGAAGGGTGTCTACTCCATCGGTTACAACAGTGACATGACGCAGTTCGCGCCGAAGGCCCACCTCACCGCGCCGATCTGGAATTGGGCGCCGTTTTATGAGGAGACGGTCAAACAGGTGCAGGAAGGTGTCTGGAAATCGGCTTCAGTATGGCCCGGCCTGAAGGAAGGAATCGTCGATCTGGCGCCGATTAGCGAAATGGTGCCGCAAGCGGTGCGTGATCAGATAATGGCTAAGAAGGAGGCGATTATCGGTGGCGAAGAAGTCTTCATGGGCCCGCTCAAGGACCAAAATGGTGTTGAGAAGGTTGCTGCAGGTGTCGCCATGTCGGATGAAGAGATGCTTGGCATGACCTGGTTTGTTCAGGGAGTCGTCGGTACGACCGAATAA
- a CDS encoding ABC transporter permease: MTFELLVPLLAAAVQSGTPILYATLGEIFTERSGILNLGVEGIMIIGAFAGFLVAKLTGNPFLAFIAAGLAGTVAASLHGVVCLFFQGNQVVSGLALTILGVGFANYLGLAYVGQAAPGFDPLPIPVLAEIPLLGPIFFQQDLLVYVTYLLPLVLWWVLYRTRFGLSLRAAGEYPAAATAAGVNVMVCRFVGVLVGGFLIGLGGAYLSLAYTHLWTNNLTGGRGWIAVALVIFAFWRPSRAVFGAYLFGGVMALQLRLQATGTQIPSSLLLMLPYALTVVVLVLASWRRRGSDEPAALGQNLEPID; encoded by the coding sequence ATGACCTTCGAGCTGCTCGTACCATTGCTGGCCGCAGCCGTTCAATCTGGTACGCCGATCCTCTATGCCACGCTCGGAGAAATCTTTACCGAACGCAGTGGTATCCTCAATCTCGGGGTAGAAGGCATCATGATTATCGGCGCCTTTGCCGGCTTCCTGGTCGCCAAGCTGACAGGCAATCCTTTTCTGGCCTTTATCGCCGCCGGTCTGGCCGGAACGGTGGCGGCCTCGCTGCATGGGGTGGTATGCCTTTTTTTTCAGGGGAATCAGGTGGTTTCCGGGCTGGCGCTGACCATTCTCGGGGTTGGCTTTGCCAACTACCTGGGCCTTGCCTATGTGGGCCAAGCAGCGCCGGGATTCGATCCCCTGCCGATTCCGGTTCTGGCTGAAATCCCGCTACTGGGTCCGATCTTCTTTCAACAGGATCTGCTGGTCTACGTGACTTATCTGCTGCCGTTGGTGCTGTGGTGGGTCCTGTATCGAACCCGGTTTGGTCTGAGTCTGAGAGCCGCCGGTGAATATCCGGCGGCCGCGACTGCGGCCGGGGTCAACGTGATGGTCTGCCGTTTTGTCGGGGTCTTGGTGGGCGGCTTTTTGATCGGCTTGGGCGGGGCTTATCTGTCTCTTGCCTATACCCATCTATGGACCAACAATCTGACCGGTGGCCGTGGCTGGATTGCCGTGGCCTTGGTTATTTTTGCTTTCTGGCGACCAAGCCGGGCCGTATTCGGTGCCTATCTGTTCGGGGGGGTCATGGCGCTGCAACTGCGGTTGCAAGCTACCGGAACCCAGATCCCGTCGTCGCTGCTGTTGATGCTCCCCTATGCGCTGACGGTGGTGGTGCTCGTTCTAGCCTCCTGGCGACGGCGGGGGAGCGATGAGCCGGCCGCCCTCGGGCAAAATCTCGAACCGATCGACTAG
- a CDS encoding ABC transporter ATP-binding protein, producing the protein MAATPVIRLAAISKSFGSVRANHQIDLAIHSGRVLALLGENGAGKSTLMSILAGQLQPDRGEIQHNGRPVVFASTDQAIGAGIGMVYQHFKLVEAMTVAENVFLGQSPKAVINVREMNRTVGELAAGYGMNVRPEAVIADLSMGEKQQVEILKLLYRHSSILIFDEPTAVLTPAEAQNLFATMRQMRQAGKAIVFISHKLEEVMAIADDIAILKRGEVIRVMPANQVQSTAELAELMVGREVLLKVDRQPVEPKQLLLQVEQLKDEDLHEVSLEVRQGEILALIGVAGNGQKPLIQTICGLRRPTSGSVQLLGQSWEHFFSEHRWDKALSYIPEDRQGLATCRGLDLLDNFLLTTRRGFTVGPWLPRGEAEQKAKRLLEEFDIRPADLGACAWQLSGGNLQKLVLAREFHRRPRLIVAEQPTQGLDIAAAEDVWNLLLKAREQAGILLVTGDLSEALALADRLAVMYGGRVVASFHRNDHARIERIPQLMAGISKMES; encoded by the coding sequence GTGGCGGCAACTCCGGTCATCAGATTGGCGGCCATCAGCAAATCGTTCGGTTCGGTCCGGGCCAATCACCAGATCGACCTGGCTATCCATTCCGGCCGGGTCTTGGCCTTACTGGGCGAGAACGGGGCCGGCAAGTCGACGTTGATGTCCATTCTTGCCGGCCAGCTGCAACCGGATCGGGGCGAGATTCAGCATAACGGCCGACCGGTGGTCTTCGCATCCACCGATCAGGCGATTGGCGCCGGCATCGGTATGGTCTACCAGCATTTCAAACTGGTTGAAGCGATGACGGTGGCCGAAAACGTCTTCCTCGGCCAGTCACCCAAGGCGGTGATCAACGTGCGGGAAATGAACCGTACAGTTGGCGAATTGGCGGCCGGCTACGGTATGAACGTGCGCCCGGAGGCCGTGATAGCCGATCTGTCCATGGGTGAGAAACAGCAGGTGGAGATCCTCAAGCTACTCTACCGGCACAGCTCGATTCTTATTTTCGACGAACCGACGGCGGTATTGACGCCGGCGGAGGCGCAGAATCTGTTCGCCACCATGCGTCAGATGCGTCAAGCCGGCAAGGCGATCGTCTTTATCAGCCACAAGCTCGAAGAGGTCATGGCCATTGCCGATGATATCGCCATCCTCAAACGGGGCGAGGTGATCCGGGTCATGCCGGCGAACCAGGTGCAGTCGACGGCTGAGCTGGCGGAGTTGATGGTCGGCCGAGAGGTGTTACTCAAGGTCGATCGTCAGCCGGTTGAACCGAAGCAGCTGCTGCTCCAGGTGGAGCAGCTTAAAGATGAAGATCTGCATGAGGTGTCGCTGGAAGTCCGCCAGGGAGAGATCCTGGCCTTGATCGGTGTAGCCGGAAACGGGCAGAAGCCCTTGATCCAGACCATCTGCGGACTGCGTCGGCCCACCAGCGGTTCGGTGCAGCTGCTCGGCCAGTCGTGGGAGCACTTTTTCAGCGAACATCGGTGGGACAAGGCCCTTTCCTATATCCCCGAAGATCGACAGGGCCTGGCCACCTGCCGTGGCCTCGACCTGCTTGACAACTTTCTGCTCACTACCCGCCGCGGTTTTACCGTCGGACCGTGGTTGCCGCGCGGTGAGGCGGAGCAGAAAGCCAAGCGGCTGCTGGAGGAATTCGACATCCGGCCGGCTGATCTCGGTGCCTGTGCCTGGCAGCTGTCCGGCGGCAATCTGCAGAAACTGGTGCTGGCCCGGGAGTTTCATCGGCGGCCGCGGTTGATCGTGGCCGAGCAGCCGACCCAGGGACTGGATATCGCCGCCGCCGAAGACGTCTGGAACCTGCTGCTCAAAGCGCGCGAACAGGCGGGAATTTTATTGGTGACCGGAGATCTCTCGGAAGCGCTGGCGCTGGCAGACCGGCTGGCAGTCATGTATGGCGGCAGGGTCGTGGCGAGTTTTCACCGCAACGATCATGCTCGGATTGAACGTATTCCGCAGTTGATGGCGGGCATTTCGAAAATGGAGTCGTAA
- a CDS encoding ABC transporter permease, producing MALIRIVKRQEPLGWGSCFVFLAALSLSLLLGGVILLIGGTPPWEGITTLFRGAFGSRYALEDALIKGTPIFLCSLGVAVAFRLQVWNIGAEGQYALGAVGATWVALSLPEAPAWVMLPAMVAVACLAGGLWGFVPAYLRQRMRTNEIIVTLMLNYVAILFLDYLVYGVWKDPASFGFPMTAVFAEAAVVGRIGASNFSWGLVHCLLLGLIVWIFMRFTRLGFEIKAGGDNVRAARYAGIPYDRLVMLVMVLSGALAGWAGFLETSSTVNRLQPSIMAGYGYTAIVVAWLARLNPLAIGVAAFLLAGLRVGVEGLQLDLQVPAAFGAMIEGLILLTVLAGGFFTRYRFILSRRTP from the coding sequence ATGGCCCTGATACGAATTGTCAAACGACAGGAGCCTCTTGGCTGGGGCTCCTGTTTTGTTTTTCTGGCAGCGCTGTCCCTGTCTCTGTTGCTCGGCGGTGTAATCCTGCTGATCGGAGGGACCCCGCCGTGGGAAGGGATTACCACCCTGTTTCGCGGTGCTTTCGGCTCCCGGTATGCGCTTGAAGATGCGTTAATCAAGGGGACGCCGATTTTCCTCTGTTCCCTCGGGGTGGCCGTTGCCTTTCGCTTACAGGTGTGGAATATCGGTGCCGAAGGGCAGTACGCTCTGGGTGCCGTGGGCGCCACCTGGGTGGCTCTGAGTCTTCCTGAGGCGCCTGCCTGGGTCATGCTGCCGGCCATGGTGGCGGTAGCCTGTCTGGCCGGAGGCCTGTGGGGTTTTGTCCCTGCCTATCTCCGCCAACGGATGCGAACCAACGAGATCATCGTCACCCTGATGCTCAATTATGTGGCCATCCTTTTTCTCGATTACCTGGTCTACGGGGTATGGAAGGACCCGGCCAGCTTCGGGTTCCCGATGACAGCGGTATTTGCCGAGGCGGCGGTGGTCGGACGGATCGGCGCCAGCAACTTCAGCTGGGGACTGGTCCACTGTCTGCTACTCGGCTTGATCGTCTGGATCTTCATGCGCTTCACGCGCCTCGGGTTTGAAATCAAAGCCGGTGGCGACAATGTACGAGCGGCCCGCTATGCCGGCATCCCCTATGATCGTCTGGTGATGTTGGTGATGGTGTTGAGCGGTGCCCTGGCCGGGTGGGCCGGTTTTCTCGAGACGTCTTCAACCGTCAACCGGTTGCAGCCGAGCATCATGGCCGGTTACGGTTATACCGCCATCGTCGTTGCCTGGCTGGCCCGTCTCAACCCGCTGGCCATCGGCGTGGCCGCCTTCCTGCTGGCCGGACTGCGCGTCGGCGTCGAGGGCTTGCAGCTTGACCTGCAGGTGCCGGCCGCTTTCGGGGCAATGATCGAGGGCTTAATCCTGCTCACGGTCTTGGCCGGCGGTTTCTTCACCAGGTATCGTTTTATCCTCTCTCGGAGGACGCCATGA
- a CDS encoding universal stress protein: protein MDKVEPFSRFLLPVDTVEAFERVVPLAGRLINALGVASERIDLLHVIAGSFLTKRFQALDLAAGQVVSPDELARLRADYLAGTVVPLLDRCSTMIKQVTGGKNPTRQIRDGDPVKTITALCAEQRYSTLIMGRRRLTGGSSRLTGSVTAGLVHRLSGATVYLVGDEPQQPAASPFARCLIGIDDSPASRNAVVEASLLLPKVAAQTEQIMLVHVLDQSCYYNEEGVPCSQSGLAGQRALEQAATLLTEAGVDPRIITPVIHFGRPGTVLVEEALTCDATMIFIGKRDRSRMAQLYLGSVCTDIVQNCRQRVLVLVG from the coding sequence ATGGATAAAGTGGAACCGTTCAGTCGATTTTTGTTGCCGGTGGATACGGTTGAGGCCTTCGAACGGGTCGTGCCGCTCGCCGGCCGCCTGATCAATGCCCTGGGCGTGGCGTCGGAGCGAATCGATCTGCTTCATGTGATCGCCGGGTCTTTCCTGACCAAACGGTTTCAGGCGCTTGACCTGGCTGCCGGACAGGTGGTGTCGCCGGATGAACTGGCGCGTCTGCGTGCCGATTACCTGGCCGGCACCGTGGTCCCGCTGTTGGACCGCTGCAGTACCATGATCAAACAGGTCACCGGCGGAAAAAACCCGACCCGGCAGATCAGAGACGGCGATCCGGTCAAGACGATCACGGCTCTGTGCGCCGAGCAACGCTATTCGACCCTGATCATGGGGCGCCGCCGCCTCACCGGGGGATCAAGCCGGTTGACCGGAAGCGTCACTGCCGGCCTGGTGCATCGCTTGTCCGGCGCCACCGTTTATCTGGTGGGGGACGAACCGCAGCAACCGGCCGCCTCACCCTTTGCCAGATGCCTGATCGGTATCGACGACAGTCCGGCCAGCCGCAATGCGGTTGTCGAGGCGAGTCTGCTGTTACCCAAAGTCGCTGCACAGACCGAGCAGATCATGCTGGTGCACGTGCTGGACCAATCCTGCTACTACAACGAGGAAGGCGTACCCTGCAGCCAGTCTGGCCTGGCCGGACAGCGAGCCCTCGAGCAGGCCGCAACCCTGTTGACCGAGGCCGGGGTCGATCCGAGAATCATCACCCCGGTCATCCATTTCGGGCGGCCGGGAACCGTTCTGGTCGAAGAGGCGCTGACCTGTGATGCCACCATGATCTTCATTGGCAAACGGGATCGCTCGCGGATGGCACAGCTCTATCTCGGTTCGGTTTGCACCGATATCGTTCAGAACTGCCGACAGCGGGTTCTGGTGCTGGTCGGTTGA
- the gpt gene encoding xanthine phosphoribosyltransferase, with protein sequence MNTNADYRRTYPISWEQLHRDSKALAWRLLDVHYFKGLIAITRGGLVPAAIIARELDIHLVETICISSYDWQDKKGEAEILKGVKGDGEGWLLIDDLVDTGRTAKLVKEMVPRAHFATVYAKPAGRPLVDTFVTEVSQDTWILFPWDAESQFVQPMAGLSR encoded by the coding sequence ATGAATACGAACGCAGATTATCGAAGGACCTATCCCATTTCCTGGGAACAGCTGCATCGCGACAGCAAGGCTTTGGCCTGGCGCCTGCTCGATGTCCACTATTTCAAGGGGCTGATCGCCATTACCCGCGGTGGCCTGGTACCAGCGGCAATCATCGCCCGAGAATTAGATATCCATCTGGTGGAGACCATCTGCATCTCCAGCTATGATTGGCAGGATAAGAAAGGGGAGGCGGAAATCCTCAAGGGCGTCAAAGGTGATGGTGAAGGGTGGCTGCTGATCGATGACTTGGTGGATACCGGGCGAACGGCAAAGCTTGTCAAAGAGATGGTGCCCAGAGCTCATTTTGCGACAGTCTACGCTAAACCGGCCGGCCGGCCGCTGGTTGACACCTTTGTCACCGAGGTCAGCCAGGACACCTGGATTCTTTTTCCCTGGGATGCGGAATCCCAGTTTGTCCAACCGATGGCAGGTTTGTCGCGGTAA
- a CDS encoding amino acid ABC transporter ATP-binding protein produces MIRTENVVKVFSGRGVEVRAVDGVSTSVNKGEVVVIIGPSGSGKSTFIRCVNGLESFDEGHVYIDGVDIADRKTNINKIRAEVGMVFQQFNLFPHKTVLENLTLAQRKVRKRKKSVADEKARMLLRKVGIAEKESEYPSRLSGGQQQRVAIARALAMDPKVMLFDEPTSALDPEMVGEVLDVMKQLAREGMTMMVVSHEMGFAREVADRVLFMDQGKIVEVGTPEHFFSNPQEERTKLFLKQVL; encoded by the coding sequence GTGATTAGAACCGAAAACGTCGTCAAGGTTTTCAGCGGTCGCGGGGTGGAGGTCAGGGCCGTTGACGGTGTGTCGACCAGTGTCAATAAAGGCGAGGTGGTGGTGATCATCGGGCCGTCCGGTTCAGGGAAATCAACGTTTATCCGTTGTGTGAACGGCCTGGAAAGCTTTGACGAAGGACACGTGTACATCGACGGAGTCGATATCGCCGATCGCAAGACCAATATCAACAAGATCCGTGCCGAAGTGGGCATGGTCTTCCAGCAGTTCAATCTGTTTCCGCACAAGACGGTGTTGGAAAACCTGACGCTGGCCCAACGAAAGGTCAGAAAACGGAAAAAATCCGTGGCTGATGAAAAGGCCCGGATGCTGTTGCGCAAAGTCGGTATCGCCGAGAAAGAGAGCGAATACCCGTCGCGACTATCGGGTGGACAGCAGCAGCGGGTTGCCATAGCTCGAGCGCTGGCCATGGATCCCAAGGTCATGCTGTTCGACGAGCCGACCTCGGCGCTGGACCCGGAGATGGTCGGTGAAGTCCTCGACGTCATGAAACAACTGGCCCGTGAAGGCATGACCATGATGGTGGTCTCCCACGAGATGGGTTTTGCCCGGGAGGTCGCCGATCGGGTATTGTTCATGGATCAGGGGAAGATCGTCGAGGTCGGCACCCCGGAACACTTCTTCTCCAATCCGCAGGAAGAGCGAACCAAGCTGTTCCTGAAACAGGTTCTTTGA
- a CDS encoding 4Fe-4S binding protein encodes MPYRRARDIVLENPDHLAVLQCPCRSARKSPCLPLEVCLVIGEPFVGFIVDQHPHKARRISSDEAVKILEAESRRGHVAHAFFKDAMLDRFYAICNCCSCCCGAMQAQRHGTLMLAPSGYVCRVDPDHCCNCGRCVDVCQFAAIEYVDEPLIDEQRCMGCGVCVEACPKQALRLERDPTKGEPLEIHRLLATHPFSP; translated from the coding sequence GTGCCCTATCGGCGAGCCCGCGACATCGTTCTGGAAAACCCGGATCATCTGGCCGTTTTGCAGTGTCCCTGCCGTTCCGCCCGGAAAAGTCCATGCCTGCCGCTCGAGGTCTGTCTAGTGATTGGCGAGCCTTTTGTTGGTTTTATCGTCGATCAGCACCCCCACAAGGCGCGGCGAATTTCCAGCGATGAGGCGGTGAAGATTCTCGAAGCGGAGAGCCGGCGCGGTCATGTGGCCCATGCCTTCTTCAAGGACGCCATGCTCGACCGCTTCTATGCCATCTGTAATTGTTGCAGTTGCTGCTGTGGGGCCATGCAGGCCCAGCGTCACGGTACGCTGATGCTGGCCCCGTCCGGTTACGTGTGCCGCGTCGATCCGGACCACTGCTGCAACTGCGGCCGTTGCGTCGACGTCTGCCAATTTGCAGCGATCGAATATGTCGACGAACCGCTCATTGATGAGCAACGCTGCATGGGTTGTGGTGTCTGTGTCGAAGCCTGCCCGAAGCAGGCTCTACGGCTGGAGCGTGATCCGACCAAAGGGGAGCCGTTGGAGATCCACCGGTTGCTTGCTACGCATCCGTTTTCCCCTTGA